Sequence from the Brevundimonas sp. SGAir0440 genome:
AAGACCCACACCGTGACGCCGCTGACCAGCACCAGCAGGGCGACCGCCTCGGTCATCGTGGCCTGGGCGTCGTCCCGGAACCGGTGATTGCGCGCCAGCAGCAACAGGGACGGCGTGACGATCATCATCGCCAGCAGTTCCATGTCGAACAGGTGGTGCATCCGGAACGCCAGGGTGCCCGGCACCTTCCAACTCATCAGCACCGCGACCGCGCCCGCCAGCAGGGTGCTGATCAAGACCGCCGGCACGGCGGCGAAGACGGCGAAGCGGAACAGACGCCAAGGACGTCGCATATCCAGCGCGGCCCCGCAGAAACGGCGCGCCAGCACGGCCGCGACGCAGACCTGCGTCAGGTTCAGGGCGACATTGGTGAACATCATCACGCCGGGATCGCCGCGCACGATGTTGCTGGCCAGGTTGATGGCCGCGCAAGCGATCATCACGCCGATGGCCTGGCGACGATGAAGCTGAAGAACGGCGGCCAGAAGCACCGCATTGGCCGGCCACAGAACCGTGGCGCCGAAGGCGTGCATGCTCCACTGGGCGACCGACAGGCACAGGGCGAACAACGCCACGTAGGCGTAGGGCGACGGCCCAGCCGCGCGGCCGGCCTCGTGACGGAAAAACCGCCAGCGCCCGCCTTCTGCGTTCACCCACTTCAGTCCCATGACGTAACGATGACACGCAGGGGTTAAGGATCCCGTAGCGGCCCACCTAGGTAGGATTGCGGAACCGCCGTTCAGCGTCGCCGTTTACTCGCCCTTGCCAGCAAAGGGCCCAGCCGATGTCAGACGTGATCGCCGAACCGACCTTTGAGCCGCCGGCGGACGCCCTGGCCTTCTATGAAGAGAGCCTGCGCCTGCTGAAGGAAAGCGGCATCCCCTTCCTGCTGTCGGGCACCTATGCGGTCACGGCCTACACCGGCATCCGTCGTCCGACCAAGGATCTGGACGTCTTCTGCAAGCCCGGCGACTACCCCCGCATCCTGGCCTTCTTCCAGAAGCACGGCTATCGCACCGACGTCGAGGACGAGCGCTGGATCGCCAAGGTCTGGAAGGACGAGAAACACTTCTTCGACGTCATCTTCGCCATGTCTAACGGCACCATCGCCGTGTCCGACAGCTGGTTCAGCGAGGACCGGATCACCGTCTATGGCCACCAGGTCCAGATCACCCCGCCCACGGCCCTGATCCTGTCCAAGGTCTTCATCCAGGACCGCTATCGTTATGACGGGGCCGACGTGAACCACGTCATCCTGAAACAGTCCGACGCGATCGACTGGAAGAGCCTGCTGGACCAGATGGACCTCTATTGGGAGGTGCTGGCGGCGCATCTGCTGAACTTCCGCTTCGCCTATCCGACTGAGCGCGACCGGATTCCGCGCTGGCTGATGGAAGAGCTGGTCCAGCGACTGACCGCCCAGATCGATCTGCCGGCGCCGCGCGTGAAGGTCTGTCGCGGCCGCCTGTTCAGTCCGCGCGACTATGTCGCCGACGTCGCCGAATGGGGCTTTGGCGATGTGGTGGGCAAGGGGCTGGAGGAACGCCACGACCCCGTCCACCTGGGCCACTGAAAGGTAAGCCGCCATGACTGACGCCGTCTCCGATACCCAGACGATCCAACCCGGACTGGAAGCCGGCCCCGCCAAGACCCTGCGCGTCGCCGCCGTCGGCGACCTTCATGTCGGCGAGACCACTGAGCATCGCTATCGCGACCTGTTCGAGCGGGTGGCCGACGACGCCGATGTCTTATGCCTGTGTGGCGACCTGACCAATTACGGCAAGACGCCCGAGGTCGAGCGGCTGCTTGAGGATCTCAAGCTGTGCAAAATCCCGATGGTCGGCGTGCTGGGCAATCACGAGCACGAGTGCGGCCAGCCCGAGGTCGTCACCAAGATGCTGACCGACGCCGGGGTCAAGATGCTGACCGGCGAGGCCTATGAGATCGACGGCGTCGGCTTTGCGGGCGGAAAGGGGTTCGTCGGCGGCTTCGGCCGCTACATGCTCTCCTCGTTCGGCGAGGCCTCGATCAAGCGTTTCGTGCAGGAGGCGGTCGAGGACGCCAATCTGATCGAGAACTCGATCCGCACGCTGCGCACCGAACGCTCGGTCGTGCTGCTGCACTATGCGCCCGTGGTCGAGACCGTGATGGGCGAGCCGCCCGAAATCCACGCTTTCCTGGGCTCGTCGCGCCTGGCCGAGACTATCGATCGCTACGACAACGTCCGTTTGGTCGTGCACGGCCACGCCCATCGCGGTGGGCCGGAGGGACGCACCACCAAGGGGACGCCCGTCTATAATGTCGCCCTGCCGGTGCTGAAGACCCTGGGCGACAAACCCTATCGGGTCTTTGAAATCTGACCGGACTGTAGGAGGGTGCGGCCGGGGCTGGGATGCAGCCTCGTTCGGGGCCGCAAGGCGGCCCGTCGTGGAGTTTCCGATGCGCCTTTTGTCTTCCGCCGCGGCCGTCGCCGTCCTGGCCCTGACCACCCCCGCCTTCGCCGCCGGTCAGGCCGCCTCGCCTACGCCGCAGGCCGCTCCGGCGCCCGCCCAAGAAGCGGACAGCCCCGAGGAAGCCGCCTTCGAGGCCAAGGCGGAAGCCTTCCAAGAGCGCATGGAAGCCATGGCGACGGAAATGCAGGCCGCCGCCGCTCAAGCCGACAAGGCCAAGGCCAAGTCCGATTTGGACGCCGTGCAGGCCAAGTATCAGAGTGAAGTCGATACCTTCGCCGAAGAGGTCAACACGTTCGCCACCGCCCAGGGCGCGCCAGCCGAACAGATGGCCATGGTGATGCAGCAGATCAAAGGCATTCCGCTGAAGGCCCGCACCGAGATCGAGGCGGCCGCCTCCGCGCCAGCCGCTGCGCCGGCGACGCCGCAGTAAGCCAAGCCTTACCGCGATTTCACTTGAGACGGGGCGGCTGAGGGCGGAGTTTGCGCGGGTCATTCAACGGGAGCCGTCCCATGATCCGCCTGCTCAGCCTGACTGCCGCCCTGGCGCTCGCGCCCCTGTCCTCGGCCTTGGCCCAGACCCCCGCGCCTGCACCCGTGTCGGCCTCCGCCGAAACCGCCGAGGCCCGGATGGAAGCCGCCGCCGAAGCTTTCGAAGCGCGCATGGAGGCCTTTGGCGAGCGGGCTGAGGCGATTTCCGAAGATGAGAGCCTGAGCGAGGCTGAACGCGGTCGTCGCATCGCCGCCCTGTGGTCGGACTATGCGCCCGACGTCGCCGCCTTCACCGCCGAAACGACCAAACACGCCAATGAAATGGCCGCCCAGGCGCTGAAGAACATCGACGTCGACGCCATCGTCGCCGACGCCCTGAACGACCCCGAGGTCAAACAGGCGATGGAAGAGGGAATGCAGAAGGGCGTCGTCACCGCCGAAGGCATCGCCCGCAACAGCGCCTGGACCAATCCGACGCCCGAGCAGATGGAGACCTACAGCCTGGTCGCCCAATACGCCCTGGACCAGGCCGCCGACGCCGTCGTCGAGGACGAAGCGGCCGCCGAGGTTCCCGAAGCGCCCGAGGCGCCGGAAGCCCCCGAACCGCCGGCGCCCCCGGCCCGTCCGGCCGCCTGACATCCTTGTCTTCTCCCCATGAAATGGGGAGGAGGACCGCGCAGCGGTGGAGGGGTTTTTGATCCCTACGGACGCCGATGAATGAGTGAAGCCCCCTCCGTCATGACGCGAAGAGGCGCCGCGCCACCTCCCCACGACGCAGGGAGGAGACAGAGCGCCTTGACCGCGCCCGACTAAGCAGCGACATCGCGCCGCATGCCCGCCCTGCCCGTCGATCCGCACCTCTATTCGACCTTCCTCGGCGTTATGGCGGTGATGGCGATCACGCCAGGCCCGGCCAATCTGTTCGCCGTCGCGGCCGGCGTTGAAAAGGGCCGCGCCTCGGCCCTGATCGGCGTCTTGGGCATGAACGCCGCGACGCTGGTGTGGTTCGGCGCGGCGGCCCTGGGTCTGGGCGCCCTGGTCAAGGCCTTTCCCGCCGCCTTCAAGGTCATCGCCGTGCTGGGCGCGCTTTATGTCGCCTGGCTGGGGATCAAGGCGCTGCGCGGCGCCTTCGCCACCGCCGCCGATCCCGACGAGGTCGTCGTCAAGAAGGGCCGCAGCGCCCTGATCGACGGGTTCGCCGTCCAGATCGCAAACCCCAAGGCTATCCTGTTCTTCACCGCCGTCCTGCCGCCCTTCATCGACGTGAACCGCCCGGTCGCGCCGCAGATGGCGATGTTCGCCATGGCGGCCATCGGCATGGATATGGTGTCGATGAGCACCTACGCCCTGTCCGGTGCCGCCTTGTCGCGCCGCATGCAGCAACCGCGCTTTCGAAAGGGCTTCGGCGTCTTCGTCGGCCTGCTGCTGATGGTCGCCGCGATCCTGATCGTCCTTAGGCTCTAGACGCCGCGACGCTTCGTCATACAGTGGTCGGGAACGCCTTCGTTCATGCTCCGTTCAGCCGTCAGAGCGCCCGAATGGGCGATCAAGGAGTTTGATGTCATGAAAACCCTCCCCCTGAAGACCCTGGCGATGACCGTCGCCGCCGGTCTGGCCTTGGCGGCCTGCGCCACCGCCACCCCGTATCAACCCGCAGGCTTCAACGGCCAGCGTGGCGGCTATGCCGAGCAGCGCCTTGAGAACAACCGTTTCCGGGTCAGCTTCTCGGGCAATTCGCTGACCTCGCGCGAACAGGTCGAGCAGTCGCTGCTGCTGCGTTCGGCCGAACTGACGGTCGAGAGCGGCTATGACTGGTTCGCCACCGTCAACCGCGCCACCGACCGCGACACCCGCTTCGTCGGCACGCCCGATCCCTTCTATTCGGGCTATAACCGCTTCTACAGCCCCTATTGGGGTCCGTCGTGGCGCTATTACCGCAGCGGCTTCTGGAGCCCGTGGGACCGTTACGGCCCGTGGGGCGTCAATGACTTCGACGTCCGCCAGGTCGACCGCTTCGAGGCCAACGCCGAAATCGTTCTGGGCCGCGGCCCCAAACCCGCCAACGACCCCAACGCCTTCGACGCCCGCGAGGTGATCCAGAACCTGGGCCCGCAGGTCACCCGCCCGGCGGCCTGATGCTGAAAGCCCCTCTCCACGGCGTGGAGAGGGGCTTTTTCTTTCATCCCACCCGCGGCGACTTCAGCCGGCGCTTGTTGGAGTGGGTCGCGGGCGCCGTGCCCAGATCCTCCGGCACCTCGCCCTTGAAGTAGTAACGCTGCCAGGCCTCCTTGGCCGCATCCGGATCGCCGCCGGCCAGACGCTGGTTGAAGTCGGTGCGGGCGCGGTTCCAGGCCTCGAACTGGCCCTTCATCACCGGGTTGGATTCCAGGGTGCGGATGATCGGCTGGAACTGCTCGACCTTCTTGTGCTCGATCAGATTGATGAAGCAGAAGGGCTCGCCCTTCTCGAAGGTGATCCGCCCCGGCCGGGTGAAGATCCAGTTCATCGTGAAGGGAAACGGCAACCAGTCCGTCTCGATCAGGCCGACCAGCGGCTGAATCCCGTCCTTCACATGGTTGGGCGACCCCGAACACATCATCCCCCAGCCCGGCGGCGTGCGGAACAGATATTGCGGATGCATCGTCAAAACCCCGCGCGAGAAGTGCGAGGTGACGAAATGGGCCAGATCGTGCTGGGGCCGATCCGGCGTGATGACGATGTCTTCCTGGCGCGGTCCGCCGTTCCACTCGGCCGAGAAGCCGAACGGGCACAGGATTTCCCACCCCGTCGTGTTGGCCATGTTCAGCGGCAGACACCGATAGGGGTGGCGGCTGATGAAGGCGTCCATCCAGTTGCGCGACTGGCGGCCGGGCACCAGGTCCGGCGGCCGGGCCGTCATCGGATAGCATTCCAGTTCCAGCGGGCGCGTGTTGACGGTATCGACCATGACCATGTCCTAACGCCCGAAACCCGACGGCTCAACCATGACTGACGCACCCGCTTTCGACCGCGAGACCCTGACCGTCTGGCTGAAGGCGAACGGCGTGGATCACCTCACCCACGACCACCCGGCCGTCTTTCGCGTCGAGGAAGGGCTGGACCTCAAGGCCGACCTGCCCGGCGCCCACACCAAGAACCTGTTCCTGAAGGATCACAAAGGCCGGCTGTGGCTAATCTCGGCGCGTCAGGACACGGTCATCCACCTGAAGCGCGCCGCCGCCGCCATGGGGTCGGGGCGGCTGTCGTTCGGAAACGAAGTCCTGATGTGGGAGACGCTGGGCGTACGGCCCGGCTCAGTCACGGCGCTGGGCCTGATCAACGACATCGACCGCCGCGTCACCTTCGTCCTGGACCGGCGCCTGTGGGACGCCGACATCGTCAACTTCCACCCCCTGACCAATACGGCGACCACCGCGCTGGATCAGTCAGCCTTCCGGCGGGTGCTGGCGCTGCTGGAGCGTGAGCCGGTGGTGTTGGATTTCGAGGCGATGGGCGCGTGAACCCATAGGGCGAAATCAGACCTTCGCCAGGCGCGCCCTTCTCCACGACGCCCGCACGCCAAGGATCGCGACCGGCAGGGCGAAGATGTTCATATAGCTGCCGCCCAATCTGTAGTCGAACAGCCACCGGCCGCAGGTGATTTCCACCACGAGCCAGCCGAGGACAAAACAATTCGGCCAAATCGTGCGTCCATACACGATGGCGTAATAGGCCAGGATCACAAGTCCCGTCAGCACCCCATGCACGACCAGACTGGACCAATCGCCCGTAAAGAGCGCGACAAAGGCTAAAAAGCCATGGACCATGCCCAAAGGAAGCACGGCTGCGCTTCCGCCTTCAATGCCCTCCGATAGGCTGCGCTTTGTGTTCAAAGGCGCGAAGGCGGCCGCCAGGACCCTCTGATCATTGCTGAAGGCGTTCGACGCCACCTCACCAAAGCGCACCCTGCGACCGGCGGCGCGCTCCGCCAACGGCAGCGGCAGCGGCAGCGGCAGCGGCAGCGGCTCTTTGATGGGACTGTTTTGGTTGTCCAGCATTCAACCTGAATACGGCAGGCTTGCTTGAAGACAGGTTAGCGGCGATGCCAGAGCGGTCGCGGCACCCATCCTGTTGGACTTCGGGAATGTCGCGAGGAACGCGGCAGCGTTGCGTTTACACCATCGTCATCGCCAACCGCTTGAACCTTGCCGCACAGGCCCCATCTCGCAAAGTCCGGCACAATGAGGCAGACGAGCGGCGGGGGAAGTCAGACGAATTAGACGAATTAGACGGTGTTTTTCACGACTGCCGTCTGAAATCCCGGCGCGACCTTTTCCCGGCTTGATGCCGACGCATCCCGACGCCATCTGAACCGTTGAACCTGACCGATCTCTGCGCGGACCTCGCCCATGACCCTGCTCGACCCGACCCTGACCCCCGACGCCGCCGGCGACCTGATCAAGGAAGGCACCGACGCCTCCTTCATGACCGACGTCATCGAGGCTTCGAAGCATCAGCCGGTCATCGTCGACTTCTGGGCCACCTGGTGCGGGCCGTGCCGGACCCTGGGCCCGGCGCTGGAGAAGGCCGTGCGCGCCGCCAAAGGGGCGGTGAAGATGGTCAAGATCGATGTGGACGCCAACCCGGCCTATGCGGGCCAGCTGCGGGTGCAGTCGATCCCGACGGTCTACGCCTTCGTCAACGGCCAGCCGGTGGACGGCTTCCAGGGCGCCATTCCCGACAGCCAGATCAAGGCCTTCATCGACAAGCTGACCGGCGGTCAGGGCGGCTCGACCGAGACGGCGCAACTTCTGGAGCTGGGTGAGGAATCGCTGGGCCTGAATGACTTCGGCGGCGCGGCCCAGGCCTTCGCCCACGTCCTGTCGATCGAGCCCGAGAACGAAAAGGCCATCGCCGGCATGGCGCGGGTCTATCTGGCGGGCGGCGACCCCGAACAGGCCGCCCAGACCATTGCCATGGCGCCGCAGGATTCCAAGGAACCGGCGGTCCAGAGCGTGCGCGCCCAGCTGGCCCTGGCCTCGAAAGCGCCCACCGGCGCCTCGGCCGAACTCGAGGCCAAGGTCGCCGCCGATCCGAACGATCATCAGGCGCGTTTCGACCTGGCCGAGGCCCAGAGCGCGGCCGGCGACTTCAAGGGCGCGGTCGACAATCTGCTGGCCATCATCCAGGCCGACCGCGAGTGGAACGATCAGGCGGCCCGCAAACAGTTGCTGGTCATCTTCGAGGCGGCGGGCCTGACCTCGGACGTGTCGAAGGATGGTCGCCGCCGCCTCTCGTCCATTCTGTTTTCGTGATCCAGAACAAGCGGGCCTCAAGCAGCGCGAAGCGCGGTAGGCCCCAGGAGAAGTGATGCCTCAAGGCTATGTCCGCGCCCTCGACCTGCCCCAGGTGATCCCGGTGTTCCCGCTGGGCGGGACCATCCTGCTGCCGCGCGGACAGCTGCCGCTGAACATCTTCGAGCCGCGCTATCTGAACATGGTGGACGACGCCATGGCCGGCGACCGGATCATCGGCCTGGTCCAGCCCAAGGGCGGCACGCCGGCTCTGCCCGGCCTATCGCCGGTCGGCTGCGCCGGTCGGATCACCAGTTTCGCCGAGACTTCCGACGGGCGCTATCTGATCACCCTGACCGGCGTGTCGCGGTTTCGCATCGCCGCCGAAATGCCGTCCAAGACCCCCTATCGTCAGGTCCGCGCGGCGTTCGAGGCCTATGAGGACGATCTGGTCTCCCCGCCCGAGGAGCCGGACTTCGACAGGGACGCCTTCCTCGACGCTCTGCGCGCCTATATGGCCCACCGGCTCCTGGACATCGATTGGGAGACGGCCGAGACCGCGCCGATGGAGGCCCTGGTCAACAGCCTGTCGATGGCCCTGCCTTTCGAGCCGGCCGAGAAGCAGGCTCTGCTGGAGGCCATGGGCCTGATGCCCCGCGCCGAGGCCCTGACCGCCCTGATGCGCATCGACGCCGCCGACGGCGGTGACGACGCCGCGCCGTCCATGCAATAAGCGGCCACGCTTTCAGGAACCCGCCATGAGTGATGCTTTCAACACCCCGGTCTCCGTCGATCCCCGTCTGCTGGAGGTGCTGGTCTGCCCGGTCACGCGCGGCAAGCTGACCTACGACCGCGACGCCAACGAACTGATCTCGTCGGGCGCCAAACTGGCCTATCCGATCCGCGAAGGCGTCCCGATCATGCTGGCCGAAGAAGCGCGTCAGCTGGACTGATTTCATGCTCCGCTCATCCCCTCGAAAGCGGGGACCCAGCGCTTTTGGCGATAAGCCGTATCCGATGGATGCCCTTGATCGATCCAATGCGCTGACGGGTGAAAGAACTGGGTCCCCGCTTTCGAGGGGATGAGCGGATGGGGTTGCGGTGCCGCTTCCTCGCTCCCATTCCATTCGTGCCTGCCAAAGCAAGGAAAGCCTCGATGCTTAAAGTCGCCATCCAGATGGACCCGATCGAGGCCGTCGACATCGCCGGGGACACCACCTTCCTGATGGCCGAGACGGCGCAGGCGCGCGGTCACAAACAGTGGGTGTATGACTTCCGCACCCTGGCGCTGGAAGAGGGCCGCCTCTACTGCCGCGCCCGCCCGATCACCGTGCGGCGCGAGGTCGGCAACCACGTCGATTTCGGCGACTGGGAAAAGCTGGATCTGGCCGAAGACGTGGACGTGATCCTGATGCGCCAGGATCCGCCGTTCGACATGGCCTATGTCACAGCCACCTATCTGCTGGAGACGGTGCATCCCCGGACCCTAGTGGTCAACGACCCGGCGCAGGTGCGGTCGGCCCCCGAAAAGCTGATGGTCACCGCCTTCCCCGGCCTGCAACCGCCGACCCTGATCTCGGCCGACCCTGTCGCTCTGGACGCCTTCCACAAGAAGCACGGCGAGGTGGTGCTGAAGCCCCTGCACGGCAATGGCGGCTCGGGCGTGATCAAGCTGCGCGCCGATGATCCCAATCTGGACGCCCTGATCGAGATCCATGCCGCGGGCAGCCGCGATCCGCTGGTGATCCAGAAGTTCATTCCCGCCGTGTCCAAGGGCGACAAGCGCATCCTGCTGATCGACGGCGAGCCGGTCGGCGCCATCAATCGCGTCCCGGCGGCGGGGGCGGTACGCTCAAACCTGCATGTCGGCGGCACGGCCATGCCGGTCGAACTGACGCCGCGCGACCTGGAAATCTGCGCCGCCATCGGCCCGACGCTGAGGGAACGCGGCCTGATTTTCGTCGGCATCGATGTCATCGGCGACTATCTGACCGAGATCAACGTCACCTCCCCCACCGGCGCCCAGCAGTTGAAGGCCTTCACCGGCATCGACGCCACGGCCCTGATGTGGGACGCCATCGAAGCCAAACGCGCCGCACAGGTTGCGTGATCGCCACTTGAATTAGATTTCAGTTCATGGTTCGTTCTCTTGCTTAGCTGGGAGAACGACATGGTCGCGCGAGTTGTCACGGTCGCCTTTGACGGGGTCGAGGCCCGGCGGGTGGACGTCGAGGTCCAGTTGATTGGCGCCGACGGGCCGACGATCTTCAATATCGTGGGCCTGCCGGACAAGGCCGTGGCCGAAAGCAAGGAGCGGGTGCGCGGGGCCTTCGCCGGCATCGGTCTGGCCCTGCCCGCCAAGCGGATCATCGCCAATCTGGCGCCGGCCGACCTGCCCAAGGAGGGCAGCCATTTCGACCTGCCTATCGCCCTGGCCCTGATGGCGGCCATGGGGGTGATCGCGCCCGATGCGCTCGACGGCTGGGCCGCCATCGGCGAGCTGGGGCTGGACGGTCAGATCGCGCGGGTCGGCGGCGCCCTGCCCGCCGCCGTCGCCGCCGACGCCATGGGCCTGGGTCTGATCTGCCCCGAGGCGACGGGACCGGAGGCCGCCTGGGCCGGCGGCGCCCGCATCCTTGCGCCGCGCTCGCTAATCAGCCTGGTCAACCACTTCAAGGGAACCCAGGTTCTGCGCGCGTCCGAGCCCGGACCGCTGGCGGACGGCAAGGCCGTGCCCGACCTGCGCGAGGTCAAGGGTCAGGAAAGCGCCAAGCGCGCGCTTGAGATCGCGGCGGCCGGCGGCCACAACCTGCTCTTCATCGGCCCGCCGGGGTCGGGCAAGTCGATGATGGCGCAGCGTTTGCCGGGCCTCTTGCCGCCCCTGACCCCGCAGGAGTTGCTGGAGACCTCGATGGTCTGGTCGGTCGCCGGCCTGATCGAACGCGGCGCCCTGACCCGCGATCGCCCGTTCCGCAGCCCGCACCATTCCGCGTCAATGGCGGCCCTGACCGGCGGGGGCCTACGCGCCAAGCCCGGCGAGGCGTCGCTGGCCCACAATGGCGTGCTGTTCCTCGATGAACTGCCGGAATACAGCGCCCAGGCCCTGGACTCGCTGCGGGCGCCGCTGGAGACCGGCGAGATCGTGGTCGCCCGCGCCAACGCCCACATCCGCTATCCCGCGCGGTTCCAGCTCGTGGCGGCGATGAACCCGTGCCGCTGTGGCATCGGCGGAGCCGGACGCGGGGCGTGCGGCAAGGCGCCGCGTTGCCAGCGCGACTATCAGAACCGCGTCTCGGGTCCGATGTTCGACCGCATCGACCTGACGGTGGAGACGCCACCGGTCACCGCCGCCGACATGGCCCTGCCCCCGCCCGCCGAAGGTACGGCCGAGGCGCGGGCGCGCGTCGCGACCGCCCGCGCCATGCAGGAGGACCGGGTTCGCGAGGCGGGGCTGGACGCCGCCCAAGGCCTGAACGCCCGCGCCTCCGGCGGCACGCTGGATCGGTTCGCCACGCCGGACGAGGCGGGCCGGATGCTGCTGATGCGGGCGGGCGAGGCCGGCGGCCTGACGGCGCGCGGCTGGACCCGCACCCTGCGCCTGGCGCGCACCATCGCCGACCTGGACGGCAGCACCGGCGTTCTGCGTCGCCACATCGCCGAGGCCTTGATCTATCGCCGCACCACCATCGGCGCCGAGGCGGACTTCGACCGCCGCGTGGCGCAGCGCCATGAAGGCTTCGGCCTGCGCGAAGGCGATGACGAGCAGACGCCCTTCCTGCACGCGTGAGGCGCCCGCGTCATGG
This genomic interval carries:
- a CDS encoding LON peptidase substrate-binding domain-containing protein; this encodes MPQGYVRALDLPQVIPVFPLGGTILLPRGQLPLNIFEPRYLNMVDDAMAGDRIIGLVQPKGGTPALPGLSPVGCAGRITSFAETSDGRYLITLTGVSRFRIAAEMPSKTPYRQVRAAFEAYEDDLVSPPEEPDFDRDAFLDALRAYMAHRLLDIDWETAETAPMEALVNSLSMALPFEPAEKQALLEAMGLMPRAEALTALMRIDAADGGDDAAPSMQ
- a CDS encoding nucleotidyltransferase family protein, which translates into the protein MSDVIAEPTFEPPADALAFYEESLRLLKESGIPFLLSGTYAVTAYTGIRRPTKDLDVFCKPGDYPRILAFFQKHGYRTDVEDERWIAKVWKDEKHFFDVIFAMSNGTIAVSDSWFSEDRITVYGHQVQITPPTALILSKVFIQDRYRYDGADVNHVILKQSDAIDWKSLLDQMDLYWEVLAAHLLNFRFAYPTERDRIPRWLMEELVQRLTAQIDLPAPRVKVCRGRLFSPRDYVADVAEWGFGDVVGKGLEERHDPVHLGH
- a CDS encoding prolyl-tRNA synthetase associated domain-containing protein, whose protein sequence is MTDAPAFDRETLTVWLKANGVDHLTHDHPAVFRVEEGLDLKADLPGAHTKNLFLKDHKGRLWLISARQDTVIHLKRAAAAMGSGRLSFGNEVLMWETLGVRPGSVTALGLINDIDRRVTFVLDRRLWDADIVNFHPLTNTATTALDQSAFRRVLALLEREPVVLDFEAMGA
- the gshB gene encoding glutathione synthase; its protein translation is MLKVAIQMDPIEAVDIAGDTTFLMAETAQARGHKQWVYDFRTLALEEGRLYCRARPITVRREVGNHVDFGDWEKLDLAEDVDVILMRQDPPFDMAYVTATYLLETVHPRTLVVNDPAQVRSAPEKLMVTAFPGLQPPTLISADPVALDAFHKKHGEVVLKPLHGNGGSGVIKLRADDPNLDALIEIHAAGSRDPLVIQKFIPAVSKGDKRILLIDGEPVGAINRVPAAGAVRSNLHVGGTAMPVELTPRDLEICAAIGPTLRERGLIFVGIDVIGDYLTEINVTSPTGAQQLKAFTGIDATALMWDAIEAKRAAQVA
- a CDS encoding metallophosphoesterase translates to MTDAVSDTQTIQPGLEAGPAKTLRVAAVGDLHVGETTEHRYRDLFERVADDADVLCLCGDLTNYGKTPEVERLLEDLKLCKIPMVGVLGNHEHECGQPEVVTKMLTDAGVKMLTGEAYEIDGVGFAGGKGFVGGFGRYMLSSFGEASIKRFVQEAVEDANLIENSIRTLRTERSVVLLHYAPVVETVMGEPPEIHAFLGSSRLAETIDRYDNVRLVVHGHAHRGGPEGRTTKGTPVYNVALPVLKTLGDKPYRVFEI
- the trxA gene encoding thioredoxin, which codes for MTLLDPTLTPDAAGDLIKEGTDASFMTDVIEASKHQPVIVDFWATWCGPCRTLGPALEKAVRAAKGAVKMVKIDVDANPAYAGQLRVQSIPTVYAFVNGQPVDGFQGAIPDSQIKAFIDKLTGGQGGSTETAQLLELGEESLGLNDFGGAAQAFAHVLSIEPENEKAIAGMARVYLAGGDPEQAAQTIAMAPQDSKEPAVQSVRAQLALASKAPTGASAELEAKVAADPNDHQARFDLAEAQSAAGDFKGAVDNLLAIIQADREWNDQAARKQLLVIFEAAGLTSDVSKDGRRRLSSILFS
- a CDS encoding YifB family Mg chelatase-like AAA ATPase; the encoded protein is MVARVVTVAFDGVEARRVDVEVQLIGADGPTIFNIVGLPDKAVAESKERVRGAFAGIGLALPAKRIIANLAPADLPKEGSHFDLPIALALMAAMGVIAPDALDGWAAIGELGLDGQIARVGGALPAAVAADAMGLGLICPEATGPEAAWAGGARILAPRSLISLVNHFKGTQVLRASEPGPLADGKAVPDLREVKGQESAKRALEIAAAGGHNLLFIGPPGSGKSMMAQRLPGLLPPLTPQELLETSMVWSVAGLIERGALTRDRPFRSPHHSASMAALTGGGLRAKPGEASLAHNGVLFLDELPEYSAQALDSLRAPLETGEIVVARANAHIRYPARFQLVAAMNPCRCGIGGAGRGACGKAPRCQRDYQNRVSGPMFDRIDLTVETPPVTAADMALPPPAEGTAEARARVATARAMQEDRVREAGLDAAQGLNARASGGTLDRFATPDEAGRMLLMRAGEAGGLTARGWTRTLRLARTIADLDGSTGVLRRHIAEALIYRRTTIGAEADFDRRVAQRHEGFGLREGDDEQTPFLHA
- a CDS encoding DUF6065 family protein encodes the protein MVDTVNTRPLELECYPMTARPPDLVPGRQSRNWMDAFISRHPYRCLPLNMANTTGWEILCPFGFSAEWNGGPRQEDIVITPDRPQHDLAHFVTSHFSRGVLTMHPQYLFRTPPGWGMMCSGSPNHVKDGIQPLVGLIETDWLPFPFTMNWIFTRPGRITFEKGEPFCFINLIEHKKVEQFQPIIRTLESNPVMKGQFEAWNRARTDFNQRLAGGDPDAAKEAWQRYYFKGEVPEDLGTAPATHSNKRRLKSPRVG
- a CDS encoding Trm112 family protein, whose product is MSDAFNTPVSVDPRLLEVLVCPVTRGKLTYDRDANELISSGAKLAYPIREGVPIMLAEEARQLD
- a CDS encoding LysE family translocator, encoding MPALPVDPHLYSTFLGVMAVMAITPGPANLFAVAAGVEKGRASALIGVLGMNAATLVWFGAAALGLGALVKAFPAAFKVIAVLGALYVAWLGIKALRGAFATAADPDEVVVKKGRSALIDGFAVQIANPKAILFFTAVLPPFIDVNRPVAPQMAMFAMAAIGMDMVSMSTYALSGAALSRRMQQPRFRKGFGVFVGLLLMVAAILIVLRL